CAGGATGATCCGCAACTTCGCCATCACCACAAGCCAGATCGAAGACGTGTAATAGATCACGTTGTCCAGCATCGACACGCGCGAAATCGTCAGCGTCGCAAGGGACGCCAGCAGCAAACCGAACGCGGTAATCGACAGGAACGGTGGCCAGTCAGCGCGGAGTTGCAGAGCCGAAGCATGGTGCGGGAAGAAAATGTTGAGCACGAGTCCAACCAGTGCGATGAATGCCGCAGCAATCGCAAACCCAGCTGGTTTCGTTATACCCAATCCCATCTATTCCGGCCTCGCTTCTCTCCTTTGACTGAAAATTCGACAACTGAAACGGGAAGTTTTCTGCTGCCACTATTAGACCAACCATTCTAAAAGTGGTGCGTAGCAAGCCGATTGCTACCCCTAACCTCGGGTAAAACTCAGTTTTATTGACGTTGCATCGCAAAAACGATAAGTGAGCACGATCCCAAAGGGGATTTTACGCCGCGGGGCGCGTTGGCAAGTTGCGTCCCATTAACCCGCCGGTCTGGACCGCCCGACCGCAGCAATGGACACGCATGACCAAATTTACCGATCTGAACCTTGATCCTAAGGTTCTCAAGGCTGTCGCAGACGCCGGATACGAAAGCCCGACCCCGATTCAGGCAGGGGCGATTCCGCCCGCCCTTCAAGGCCGAGATGTTCTCGGCATCGCCCAGACGGGCACCGGCAAAACCGCCAGCTTTACGCTGCCGATGATTACCCTTCTTGGCCGTGGCCGCGCGCGTGCGCGTATGCCCCGCAGCCTCGTTCTTTGTCCGACCCGCGAACTCGCGGCTCAGGTAGCCGAGAACTTCGACGTTTATGCCAAGAACACCAAACTGACCAAAGCGCTGCTGATCGGCGGTGTGAGCTTCAAGGAACAGGACGCTGCGATTGACCGCGGTGTCGACGTCCTGATCGCCACCCCCGGCCGCCTGCTCGACCATTTCGAGCGCGGCAAGCTGCTGCTGACCGGCGTCCAGATCATGGTCGTCGACGAAGCGGACCGTATGCTCGACATGGGCTTCATTCCCGACATCGAACGCATCTTCCAGCTGACGCCGTTCACCCGTCAGACGCTGTTTTTCTCGGCCACCATGGCGCCGGAGATCGAACGCATCACCAACACCTTCCTTCAGGCACCCGAGCGGATCGAGGTTGCCCGTCAGGCGACGACGTCCGAGAACATCAAGCAGTCCGTCTGCATGTTCAAAGCCAGCCGCCGCGACCGTGAGGGTAGCGAAAAGCGCCGCGTCCTGCGCGCGCTGATTGATGCCGAAGGCGACGCCTGCACCAACGCGATCGTGTTCTGCAACCGCAAGACCGATGTGGACATCACGGCCAAGTCGCTGCGCAAGTACGGCTACAACGCCGCTGCGATCCATGGAGATCTGGACCAGAAGCAGCGTATGGATACGCTCGATAAGTTCCGCGCCGGCGATCTGCGCATCCTGTGTGCCTCCGACGTTGCTGCACGCGGCCTCGACATCCCTGCCGTGAGCCACGTCTTCAACTTCGACGTTCCGTCGCACGCCGAAGACTACGTGCACCGCATCGGCCGCACCGGCCGCGCCGGTCGCAAGGGCACCGCGATGATGATCTGCTCGCCGCGTGACGAGAAGTATTTCGAAGCTGTCGAAAAGCTCGTCCAGATGGAGATCCCGCGCATCGAAAATCCGGCCAAGTCGGAATCCTCCGGCAAGGTCGAAGAGAACGCGGATCAGGAACAGCGCGAAAAGCCCAAGCGCAGCCGTTCGCGCCGCGCCAAGAAGGACGACGCTCCGCAGCAGCAGGTCGAAGAGGCCAAGCCGCAGCAGGCAGCCGAGCAGCCGAAGACTGAAAAGAAGGCCGACGCTCCGAAGCAGCACGAGCACAAGAACGACCGTCCGAAGCACAACAACAATAATCGTCGCGGCAAACGCGAAGACATGATCATCGGTATGGGCGACGACGCTCCAACCTTTATCCGTCTGAGCTTTGCCGAGCGTCGGGCTCTCGCGAGCTAATGATGCGCTGGCTGGCAATTTTGCTGGCAGTTCTGATTGGATCGGCGGTGCAGGCCGAAACCTGCACTGTCCGCGTCCATGGCATGGATATCTCCATCGACAGCGACCAGTTTGTCGATGATGACCTCGAAGTCAGTTCGGGCGAGGCGTGGTATCGCGCGCCCGGCAACCTCTTCCGCTCCCTCACCGACCGTGAACCAACATGCACGTCCGACGTCACCCTGACGTTTATGGCGAGCCTGACCGAGACCTATACGCCGAACGGCTACTGCCTCGACTTGGAGGACAGCGACGTCGGTTACCTGCTAGTGCCAGGAGAACGCAATTTTCGGGGAATGTGCGTCAAGACCGTCTGCGAGCGCATCGAAGGCACCGCGGACGAACTTAACGACATCTCTGGCCGCCTGACCCACCTCTTCGGAGAGCCGCCGTCCATAGGCGAAATCGCCCGCGCGGAAACGCTCGGCGCGACGATGGTCATGGGGTCGGAAGCTTTTGCGCAGAGCCAAGCGAACGCGATTGCGTCCAAGGTGATGCTCGCTGCGCTAAATGCGCCTGAATTGGCGACAGCCGGCACCGTTGCGCTGATCGCTGTCAACGGTGCCGCCTTTGCTTGCGGGATTTAAGCCAGACGGCTGATGATCACCGTGACTTCGGGCTTCTTGCCGATCTCGTTATTGCAGACGTTGCGGACGATGCGCGACAGCTCTTTCTCGAGCGCGTCATCATTGAGCAGCGTCTTATCGTCGGCGCGGTTGAGGTACTGCGACAGATCTTCTTCCAGCACATCGACGAGCGGCGCGGACGAACGGCCCAGCTCGGCCAGACCATTCAGTTCGCACCACGGATCACCGAGCGGTTCGTCGTTTTCGTCGATCAGCAGGGTGACAGTCACCTGCCCGTTCAGCGCCATGCGGATACGGTCGCGCACGATGCCGTCCATCGCGCCGATCTGCACCGTACCGTCGAGATAGGTACGGCCCGTTTCGACAAAACCGCAAACGCTCGGCTTATGGCCAGTCAGGTCAATCATCGTGCCGTTGACAGCAACAGTCGACGCATAGCCGTTGGCTTCAGCGATCTTCGCATGTTCACGCAGGTGGCGGTGTTCGCCGTGCATCGGGATGATGATCTCCGGATGGATGATCTCGTGCATCTTTTGCAGGTCAGGACGGTTCGCGTGGCCCGAGACGTGGTAGAGACCGCCGCGATCATCGACAACCTCGACGCCCTTTTCGGACAGGTTGTTCATGATGCGGATGACGCCGCGCTCGTTGCCCGGAATGACCTTCGACGAGAAGAGGAACGTGTCGCCTTCTTTCAGCGACAGGCCGAGGTACTTGCCCTGCGACAGCTGAGCCGATGCCGCACGGCGTTCACCTTGCGAACCGGTGACGATCAGCATGAGGTTTTCCCGCGGGACGTGATGCGCGTCCTCAGGGCTGATGACCGACGGGAAGTCCTCAAGGATGCCCGTTTCAATACCCGCTTCGACCATACGGCGCATGGCGCGGCCCAGCAGACAGATCGAACGACCTGCTTTCTTCGCGGCAATCGCCAGCGTCTTCAGACGTGCGATGTTCGACGCAAAGGTGGTCGCGACCACCATGCCCGGCTGGTCTTTGATGAAGTCGGTCAGCGGACCGGCCAGCTCGGATTCGCTGCGGCCCGGATTGGGCGAAAAGACGTTGGTCGAGTCGCAGACGAGCGCCTTGACGCCATCCTTGGCAATCTCCGCCCACATCTCTTCGTCGAAGGGCTCACCGACGACTGGGGTGTGGTCGATCTTGAAGTCGCCCGAGTGCACGACGCGGCCCGCAGGGGTATCGATGACCAGACCGCCGCTTTCGGGAATCGAGTGGCTGATCGGCGCGATGGAGACCTTGAACGGGCCAAGCTCGGTCACCGCCGGATAGGCACCAACGACGTGGACGATGCCGTCGGGCAGCATCTTTTCGTCCAGTTTGCGGCGCGCGATGTTCGACGTGAAGGTCCGTGCATAGATCGGCGCGCCCAGACGCTCCCACAGCAGGCCGACAGCGCCGACGTGATCTTCGTGCGCGTGGGTGATGAAGATACCCTCGATCCGGTCTTTGCGCTCTTCGAGCCAGGTCATATCGGGGAAAATCAGATCAACACCGGGGGTGCTGTCCATATCGGGGAAGGTCACGCCGAGGTCTACAACGATCAGGCGTTCCTGATCGGGCTTGCCGTAGCCGTAGACGTAGGCGTTCATCCCGATCTCTCCTGCCCCGCCGAGGGGGAGGTAAATCAAGCGTTCACTGCTCATGTGTTATCCTTATTAAACTCATGGATGACCGTCAGACCGTGCATGGTCAGATCATCTTCGATTTCATCAAAAAGCAGATCGGCCTGCTCGAAGAGCCGTGCCAATCCACCCGTTCCGATGATTTTCATCGGCGCATCCCGTTCGGCGCGGATGCGAGCGCAAATCTCTTTGACGAGGCCAACGTAGCCCCAGAAAATACCCGACTGCATACAGCTCACGGTGTTGGTGCCGACCACGCCTTGCGGGCGGCTGATATCGACGTGAGGTAGCGCAGCAGCAGCGCGGTGCAACGCCTCTAGACTAAGGTTCACACCAGGCGCAATGACCCCGCCTACATAAGCGCCGTCATCGGCTACTACATCGAATGTAGTGGCGGTTCCGAAATCTACAACGATCAGGTTGCCACCAAATCGATCATAGGCACCGGCAGAGTTCACGAGGCGGTCCGGACCGACCGTGGTGCCGTCGTCGACGCGGGGCATCACGGGCAGCAGACAGTCGGGTTTGCCCACAACGAGCGGGCGGCAGTTGAAGTAGCGGTCGGCAAGGACACGCAAGTTGAACACGACGCGCGGCACGGTGGACGAGATAATCACCGCGTCGATATTCACGTCGATCTTCTTGTGGCCCATCAACGTCGAGAGCCAGACGAAATACTGGTCCGCAGTCCGCTGGTGCTCGGTCGAGGTGCGCCACGTGGCAATGAACTCCGACCCGTTCCAGATCGAGAAAACAGTGTTGGTGTTGCCGCAATCAATCGTCAGAAGCACGGCGATCCTCCGTTAGAAATAGACGTCCGCAGCCGCGATGACCTTGGGGCCTTTCGCGGTGACAAGGATTAGGTTGCCGTCGTCGTCGATCCCGTCGAACGTGCCGGTAAATTCGTCGTTGGTGGTGCGGGCGGTAATCTGTTCGCCTAGGCGGGCGGCTTGCGCCAGCCAGTCACGGCGAATGCGTTCGAAGCCAAAGTAGAGCAGTTTCTGTTCCTGCGTGGCGTAGGCATTGGCGAGCGTGGCGAGGAACTCTTCGGGCTCGATGGTTTTCTCGATGGCCTCAAACAGGCTGACAGGCGCGAAAGTGGCGCCCTCTGCCGCACGGGGCGTGTGGGCGAGGTTCACACCGATCCCGATCGACAGCCAGCTGATACGGTTCCCTGCCCCGCTGCTTTCCAGCAGGATGCCAGCGACCTTGCCGCCATCCAGCAGCACATCGTTCGGCCACTTGGTCGCAAGCCGCGTGCGGTCGACGTAGAGCGCCAGCGCCTCGAACAGCGCGTTGGCGGCGAGGAACGACCGCAGGGCGGCGTCCATTGGCGTCAGGTCGGGTTTGGAAATCAGCGTTGCGGCAAGGTTACCCGCGGGGTTGTCCCACGCCCTTCCCCTGCGACCGCGGCCAGCGGTCTGACGGAGCGCCATGATCCATGTCGGAACACGGATCGAGGCCGCCCTACGGGCAGCCTCGGCCATTGTGCTGTCGACCTCGTCCAGAACAACGAGGTCGTAGCCTTCGGGCCAGTGCGGCCCAGCATCAAGTTCAGTTGACAAGCGACTGCGCCGCAGCGGCTGCAATGCCTTCGATACCGAAGAGGTTGAACAGACCCAGCAGCATGATCGCTGCCGATGCCATCAGAGCAGCCCAAGCAACCGGCGACATGGTGCCGTCCAGACCGTCCTTTTCTTCACCGAAGTACATGTAGAACACGATGCGCAGGTAGTAGAACGCACCGATGACCGACGCGATGCCGCCCAGAACGGCGAGCCAGACGAGGCCCGACGAAAGCGCAGCGGTGAACACGCCGAACTTGGCGAAGAAGCCGAGGAACGGCGGCACACCGGCAAGGCTGAACATCAGGAACAGCAGAGCCATGGCGCGGAGCGGTTGCTGGCGCGAGTACATCTTCAACATATTGATGTCGGCGACAGGGGTGCCGTCCTTCTCCATCGACAGGATGAACGCGAAGGTACCGATGTTCATGGTGACGTAGATCGCCATGTAGATCAGCATCGACTGGACGCCAACGGCCGTACCGGCAGCGAGGCCCATGAGCGCGAAGCCCATGTGAGCGATCGACGAGTAAGCCATCAGACGCTTGATGTTGCGCTGACCGATCGCTGCAATACCGCCGATGAACATCGACAGGATCGCGACGAGCGACACGATCTGCTGCCAGTCGCCAACGATGCCGCCGAATGCGTCGAAAGCAACACGGGCGAAGAGGCCCATGGCAGCGACCTTCGGTGCGGTTGCGAAGAACGCGGTGACCGGGGTCGGCGAGCCTTCGTAAACGTCCGGGGTCCACATGTGGAACGGAGCGGCCGAAACCTTGAAGGCGAAGGCCGAGAACATGAACACGAGGCCGAACAGCAGGCCGATCGACACTTCGTCGCCGGTTGCAGCAATGATGCCCGAGAACAGCGTGGTGCCGGTGAAGCCGTAGGTCAGCGATGCACCGTACAGCAGCAGACCGGACGACAGGGCGCCAAGCACGAAGTACTTCATACCCGCTTCGGTCGACTTCACGCTGTCACGACGCAGCGAAGCCACGACGTAGAGCGCGAGCGACTGCAGTTCGAGGCCCATATAGAGCGCCATCAGGTCTCCGGCCGAAACCATGACCATCATACCCACGGTCGCGAGAGCGACGAGCACCGGATATTCGAAGCGCAGCAGGCCGCGGCGCGACATGTAATCGCGGCTAATTGCCAGAACCGCAGCAGCCGAGACAAGGATCGTTACCTTGGCGAAGCGTGCGAAGGCATCGTCGTTGAACATGCCGTCGAAAGCGGTCTGATCGCCCGAACCGGAGACGCCGATCCAGAAGGCCAGCACGAGGAAGACAGCAACCGTAGCCCAGTTGACGACCGAGGCGACTTTGTCCTTGCCGGTGTAGACGGCAATGAGCAGCGCGGCCATCGCGTAGAGCGCCAGAAGAATCTCCGGCAGAACGATCTGAAGGTCTTGAGAGATCATTTTCCCTGCTCCTTAGTGCGCGGCTGCCGGCGCGGCGTGGTCGGCTTCGGCGGTTTCATGCATCAGGCCTGCATCGGCCTTTGCGGTTTCAACTTGCTCGACCAGAGCAGCGACGCTCGGGCTGATAATGTTGGTGACGGACGCCGGATAGATACCCAGCAGAAGGGTCATGAAGACCAGCGGTGCGAAGATCAGTTTTTCGCGGCGGGTCATGTCCTTGATCGACTTCAGGCTTTCCTTGATCAGCTCGCCCATGACGACGCGGCGGTAGAGCCACAGCGCATAAGCTGCCGAGAAGATCACGCCGAGCGCAGCAACCGCAGCAACCCAGGTGTTGACCTTGAAGGTACCCATGAGGGTCAGGAATTCACCGACGAAGCCCGAGGTGCCCGGAAGGCCGACGTTTGCCATGGTGAAGAACATGAAGACAAGCGCGTAAGCCGGCATCTTGTTCACGAGACCACCGTAGGCATCGATGTCGCGGGTGTGCATACGGTCGTAGATCACGCCAACGCAGAGGAACAGAGCGCCCGAGATGAAGCCGTGCGACAGCATCTGGAAGATCGCGCCGTCAAGGCCCTGCTGGTTCATCGCGAAGATACCCATGGTCACGTAACCCATGTGGGCAACGGACGAGTAAGCGATCAGCTTCTTCATGTCTTCCTGCACCAGCGCGACCAGCGAGGTGTAGACAATCGCGATTGCCGAGATCCAGAGGACGAAATCCTGCAGCACGTCAGCGCCAACGGGGAACATCGGGAGCGAGAAGCGCAGGAAGCCGTAGCCGCCCATCTTCAGCAGGATCGCAGCAAGGATAACCGAGCCAGCGGTCGGGGCCTGAACGTGGGCGTCCGGCAGCCAGGTGTGGACCGGCCACATCGGCATCTTCACAGCGAAGGATGCGAAGAACGCAAGGAACAGCATGGTCTGGAGACCGCCGGTGACCGAGATGCCCAGAACCGAGATGGTGGTCGATGCGAACTCGAAGTCGAGCAGCGCGGTCGTGCCTTCACCGCAAGCACCGATACATGTGGTGCCGGCCTGAGCGTACATGACGATCATGGCGACCAGCATCAGGATCGAGCCGAGGAAGGTGTAGAGGAAGAACTTGAACGAAGCGTAGATGCGGTTCGCACCACCCCAGATGCCGATGATGAGGAACATCGGGATAAGGCCGGCTTCGAAGAAGACGTAGAAGAGAACGAGGTCCAGTGCCATGAACACGCCGAGCATCAGCGCTTCGAGCACGAGGAACGCGATCATGTATTCCTTGACGCGGTGGGTCACATCCCAAGCCGACCAGATGACCAGCGGCATGAGGAACGTGGTGAGCATCACGAACAGGACCGAGATCCCGTCAACACCCATGCGGTAGTGCAGACCCATCAGCCATTCGTGGTCTTCGACGAACTGGAAGCCAGTGTTCGAGCTGTCGAAGCCGCCAAGGATGAACAGCGACACGAAGAAGGTTGCGAGAGTGGCGATCATCGCCACCCACTTTGCATTCCGGCGGGCGCCTTCGTCGTCACCGCGCAGGAACAGGGCCAGAATGCCTGCTGCCAGCAGCGGAATGAAGGTTACGATCGAGAGAAGGTTTTCCATTAGTGCGATCCCCCGGTGAGCGTCACCCAGGTCAGAATTACTGCGATGCCCAGAACCATCGCGAAGGCGTAAGTGAACACATAGCCGGACTGGGCGCGGCCTGCGAGGCGGGTCAGCCACGGGACAATGCCCAGAGCTACACCGTTAATCCCGCCGTCGATGGTGGCCTCGTCGCCCTTCTTCCAGAGGAAGGCACCGATGCGCTTCGACGGACGAACGAACACAGCGTCATAGAGTTCGTCGAAGTACCATTTGTTAAGCAGGAAGTTGTAAAGCATCGGCTGGTTCGCAGCGAGCTTGCGCGGCAGCGACGTGTCGCGGATGTAGAACAGCCAAGCGACGAACAGACCGATCAGCATGGCGAAGAACGGGCTCGTCTTCACCCAAACCGGCGAGTGGTGCGCTTCGTCGAGAACTTCGTTCGAAGCTTCCGACATGTAGATCGCGCCGAATGCAGCCTCGTGACCGGCATCGCCGTGCGCAGCCTCTTCGCCGTGATCGGCAGCAGCAACCTCTTCGGTGCCGTGCTCTTCGGTGGCGACAGCGCCGTGATCGTCGGCCGCAGCTTCTTCGCCATGACCTTCGGCAGCTGCCACTTCGTGGTGCGGCATGCCGAAGAACTTGGTCATCTTGTCATGATCGCCGAAGAACGGGTTCAGCCAGATCATACCAGCGAAGATCGCACCCAGAGCCAGAACGCCGAGCGGGATGGTCATGACCAGCGGGCTCTCGTGAGCGTGGTCGTGAGCGTGGTGATCGCCGCGCGGCTTCCCGAAGAACGTCATGAAGATCAGACGCCAGGAGTAGAACGAGGTGAACAGAGCCGCGATGACCAGCATCCAGAAGGCGTAGCCGTTACCCGAAGCGTGGGCGCTTTCGATGATCGCGTCCTTCGAGAGGAAACCAGCGAAACCGATGGTGGTGAGCGGGATGCCGACGCCGGTGATGGCGAGGGTACCGATAACCATGGCCCAGAAGGTCAGCGGGATCTTCTTACGCAGACCGCCGTAGTTCCGCATATCCTGTTCGTGGTGCATCGCATGGATGACCGAACCGGCGCCGAGGAACAGCATCGCCTTGAAGAAAGCGTGCGTGAAGAGGTGGAACATCGCCGCGCCGTAAACGCCAGCACCGGCAGCCACGAACATGTAGCCGAGCTGCGAACAGGTCGAGTAAGCGATGACGCGCTTGATGTCGTTCTGAACGAGGCCGACGGTCGCTGCGAAGAACGCGGTGGTCGCACCGAGGTACATGATGAATGATTTGGTTTCCGGTGCGTATTCGAACAGCGGCGACATGCGGCAGACGAGGAAGACGCCCGCGGTCACCATGGTCGCAGCGTGGATCAGGGCCGAAACAGGGGTCGGGCCTTCCATCGCGTCCGGCAGCCAGGTGTGCAGGATGAGCTGCGCCGACTTACCCATGGCACCTACGAAGAGCAGGAAGGCCAGAAGGTTGGCCGCGTTCCAGTCGCGCCAGAGGAAGGTGATCTCGGTGTCGGCGATGGTGCCAACGTTCGCGAAGATGGTGTCGAAGTCGATCGAGCCGGTCAGCATGAACAGACCGAAGATGCCCAGAGCGAAGCCGAAGTCACCGACGCGGTTGACGACGAATGCTTTCATCGCCGCAGCGTTCGCGCTCGGCTTCTTATAGTAGAAGCCGATCAGCAGGTACGATGCGACACCCACGCCTTCCCAACCGAAGAACATCTGGACGAGGTTGTCCGAGGTGACCAGCATGAGCATGGCAAAGGTAAAGAACGACAGGTACGCGAAAAAGCGTGCCTTGTAGTGCTCGTGATGACCCCAGTTCTCGTCGTGGGCCATGTAGCCCATCGAGTAGAGGTGAACGAGCGACGACACGGTGTTGACGACGATCAGCATGATCAGCGTCAGACGGTCGATGCGGATCGCCCACGAAGTCTGGAGGTCGCCGGATTCGATCCAGCGCAGCAGGTTGATATGGTAGGCGTTTCCGTCGAAGCCGAGGAAGAGGATCCAGCTCAGCAGCGCACAGAGAAACAGAATACCGGTCGTAATGATCTGAGCGGTCTTTTCAC
Above is a window of Marivivens aquimaris DNA encoding:
- a CDS encoding DEAD/DEAH box helicase is translated as MTKFTDLNLDPKVLKAVADAGYESPTPIQAGAIPPALQGRDVLGIAQTGTGKTASFTLPMITLLGRGRARARMPRSLVLCPTRELAAQVAENFDVYAKNTKLTKALLIGGVSFKEQDAAIDRGVDVLIATPGRLLDHFERGKLLLTGVQIMVVDEADRMLDMGFIPDIERIFQLTPFTRQTLFFSATMAPEIERITNTFLQAPERIEVARQATTSENIKQSVCMFKASRRDREGSEKRRVLRALIDAEGDACTNAIVFCNRKTDVDITAKSLRKYGYNAAAIHGDLDQKQRMDTLDKFRAGDLRILCASDVAARGLDIPAVSHVFNFDVPSHAEDYVHRIGRTGRAGRKGTAMMICSPRDEKYFEAVEKLVQMEIPRIENPAKSESSGKVEENADQEQREKPKRSRSRRAKKDDAPQQQVEEAKPQQAAEQPKTEKKADAPKQHEHKNDRPKHNNNNRRGKREDMIIGMGDDAPTFIRLSFAERRALAS
- a CDS encoding ribonuclease J — protein: MSSERLIYLPLGGAGEIGMNAYVYGYGKPDQERLIVVDLGVTFPDMDSTPGVDLIFPDMTWLEERKDRIEGIFITHAHEDHVGAVGLLWERLGAPIYARTFTSNIARRKLDEKMLPDGIVHVVGAYPAVTELGPFKVSIAPISHSIPESGGLVIDTPAGRVVHSGDFKIDHTPVVGEPFDEEMWAEIAKDGVKALVCDSTNVFSPNPGRSESELAGPLTDFIKDQPGMVVATTFASNIARLKTLAIAAKKAGRSICLLGRAMRRMVEAGIETGILEDFPSVISPEDAHHVPRENLMLIVTGSQGERRAASAQLSQGKYLGLSLKEGDTFLFSSKVIPGNERGVIRIMNNLSEKGVEVVDDRGGLYHVSGHANRPDLQKMHEIIHPEIIIPMHGEHRHLREHAKIAEANGYASTVAVNGTMIDLTGHKPSVCGFVETGRTYLDGTVQIGAMDGIVRDRIRMALNGQVTVTLLIDENDEPLGDPWCELNGLAELGRSSAPLVDVLEEDLSQYLNRADDKTLLNDDALEKELSRIVRNVCNNEIGKKPEVTVIISRLA
- a CDS encoding type III pantothenate kinase encodes the protein MLLTIDCGNTNTVFSIWNGSEFIATWRTSTEHQRTADQYFVWLSTLMGHKKIDVNIDAVIISSTVPRVVFNLRVLADRYFNCRPLVVGKPDCLLPVMPRVDDGTTVGPDRLVNSAGAYDRFGGNLIVVDFGTATTFDVVADDGAYVGGVIAPGVNLSLEALHRAAAALPHVDISRPQGVVGTNTVSCMQSGIFWGYVGLVKEICARIRAERDAPMKIIGTGGLARLFEQADLLFDEIEDDLTMHGLTVIHEFNKDNT
- a CDS encoding biotin--[acetyl-CoA-carboxylase] ligase — translated: MSTELDAGPHWPEGYDLVVLDEVDSTMAEAARRAASIRVPTWIMALRQTAGRGRRGRAWDNPAGNLAATLISKPDLTPMDAALRSFLAANALFEALALYVDRTRLATKWPNDVLLDGGKVAGILLESSGAGNRISWLSIGIGVNLAHTPRAAEGATFAPVSLFEAIEKTIEPEEFLATLANAYATQEQKLLYFGFERIRRDWLAQAARLGEQITARTTNDEFTGTFDGIDDDGNLILVTAKGPKVIAAADVYF
- the nuoN gene encoding NADH-quinone oxidoreductase subunit NuoN codes for the protein MISQDLQIVLPEILLALYAMAALLIAVYTGKDKVASVVNWATVAVFLVLAFWIGVSGSGDQTAFDGMFNDDAFARFAKVTILVSAAAVLAISRDYMSRRGLLRFEYPVLVALATVGMMVMVSAGDLMALYMGLELQSLALYVVASLRRDSVKSTEAGMKYFVLGALSSGLLLYGASLTYGFTGTTLFSGIIAATGDEVSIGLLFGLVFMFSAFAFKVSAAPFHMWTPDVYEGSPTPVTAFFATAPKVAAMGLFARVAFDAFGGIVGDWQQIVSLVAILSMFIGGIAAIGQRNIKRLMAYSSIAHMGFALMGLAAGTAVGVQSMLIYMAIYVTMNIGTFAFILSMEKDGTPVADINMLKMYSRQQPLRAMALLFLMFSLAGVPPFLGFFAKFGVFTAALSSGLVWLAVLGGIASVIGAFYYLRIVFYMYFGEEKDGLDGTMSPVAWAALMASAAIMLLGLFNLFGIEGIAAAAAQSLVN
- a CDS encoding NADH-quinone oxidoreductase subunit M; the protein is MENLLSIVTFIPLLAAGILALFLRGDDEGARRNAKWVAMIATLATFFVSLFILGGFDSSNTGFQFVEDHEWLMGLHYRMGVDGISVLFVMLTTFLMPLVIWSAWDVTHRVKEYMIAFLVLEALMLGVFMALDLVLFYVFFEAGLIPMFLIIGIWGGANRIYASFKFFLYTFLGSILMLVAMIVMYAQAGTTCIGACGEGTTALLDFEFASTTISVLGISVTGGLQTMLFLAFFASFAVKMPMWPVHTWLPDAHVQAPTAGSVILAAILLKMGGYGFLRFSLPMFPVGADVLQDFVLWISAIAIVYTSLVALVQEDMKKLIAYSSVAHMGYVTMGIFAMNQQGLDGAIFQMLSHGFISGALFLCVGVIYDRMHTRDIDAYGGLVNKMPAYALVFMFFTMANVGLPGTSGFVGEFLTLMGTFKVNTWVAAVAALGVIFSAAYALWLYRRVVMGELIKESLKSIKDMTRREKLIFAPLVFMTLLLGIYPASVTNIISPSVAALVEQVETAKADAGLMHETAEADHAAPAAAH
- the nuoL gene encoding NADH-quinone oxidoreductase subunit L — encoded protein: MEKIVLLAPLVGALIAGFGWRLTGEKTAQIITTGILFLCALLSWILFLGFDGNAYHINLLRWIESGDLQTSWAIRIDRLTLIMLIVVNTVSSLVHLYSMGYMAHDENWGHHEHYKARFFAYLSFFTFAMLMLVTSDNLVQMFFGWEGVGVASYLLIGFYYKKPSANAAAMKAFVVNRVGDFGFALGIFGLFMLTGSIDFDTIFANVGTIADTEITFLWRDWNAANLLAFLLFVGAMGKSAQLILHTWLPDAMEGPTPVSALIHAATMVTAGVFLVCRMSPLFEYAPETKSFIMYLGATTAFFAATVGLVQNDIKRVIAYSTCSQLGYMFVAAGAGVYGAAMFHLFTHAFFKAMLFLGAGSVIHAMHHEQDMRNYGGLRKKIPLTFWAMVIGTLAITGVGIPLTTIGFAGFLSKDAIIESAHASGNGYAFWMLVIAALFTSFYSWRLIFMTFFGKPRGDHHAHDHAHESPLVMTIPLGVLALGAIFAGMIWLNPFFGDHDKMTKFFGMPHHEVAAAEGHGEEAAADDHGAVATEEHGTEEVAAADHGEEAAHGDAGHEAAFGAIYMSEASNEVLDEAHHSPVWVKTSPFFAMLIGLFVAWLFYIRDTSLPRKLAANQPMLYNFLLNKWYFDELYDAVFVRPSKRIGAFLWKKGDEATIDGGINGVALGIVPWLTRLAGRAQSGYVFTYAFAMVLGIAVILTWVTLTGGSH